The following are encoded together in the Sparus aurata chromosome 1, fSpaAur1.1, whole genome shotgun sequence genome:
- the LOC115593659 gene encoding polymeric immunoglobulin receptor-like isoform X1, producing the protein MRGVQPSTRMLPPQNNKYSRMRMWSLQSLLITLCVALSCVTRAAGLIRVYGYEGREVDVPCPYGGGYESYVKYLCKNDCADKDVVVKTDRAEKSKYSIRDNRTSRVFTATVSQLSRADAGKYWCVVEKNGKDIYTEVKLEVEQDTCCDQSIKVEDHEEATVSFDCPYESGDQNNQKYFCRGNLRSTCLQQALFTSTSQQSGRFRLQDDTRVKAFKATIINLTQADSGQYLCGVHRDTGLDVFTAVDLQVKEWCCVKSQELSGTVGGQVTMRCPYPPQHSNYRKYLCKGDHRKRCRDMISQSRFTTQDHLSSGFFSVTIKALKTSDAGTYLCVSDPLWRPANYTKIQLSVDSHMPGSTMIPPNTVEETAGSQSTLGIPGTPPKDAKNTHLVVFIVPAVLLVLMLAVLVFICKFKCHKVQEAGVVDSGNKTKAVRAEKVIDVDDIYANQDVVCKTQGTSYDHYDDAGDESVYQNTADDVYCNQFPMKAKR; encoded by the exons ATGAGAGGTGTACAGCCCTCAACAAGGATGTTGCCGccacaaaataacaaatacag TAGAATGAGGATGTGGAGCCTTCAGAGCCTGCTGATCACCCTCTGCG TTGCTCTGAGCTGTGTGACCAGAGCAGCAGGTTTGATTCGTGTCTATGGATATGAAGGGAGAGAGGTTGATGTTCCTTGTCCCTATGGAGGGGGATATGAATCTTATGTGAAGTACCTGTGCAAGAACGACTGTGCCGACAAAGATGTTGTCGTCAAGACAGATAGAGCAGAGAAGAGTAAATATTCCATCAGAGATAACAGAACAAGTCGAGTGTTCACAGCGACCGTCTCTCAGTTGAGTCGTGCAGATGCTGGCAAGTACTGGTGTGTGGTGGAAAAGAATGGAAAGGATATCTACACTGAAGTAAAGCTGGAAGTAGAACAAG ACACCTGCTGTGACCAATCCATCAAAGTTGAAGATCACGAGGAAGCTACAGTGTCCTTTGATTGTCCATATGAGTCTGGGGACCAGAACAACCAGAAGTACTTCTGCAGAGGCAACCTGCGCTCCACATGTCTGCAGCAGGCGTTATTTACCTCTACCAGCCAGCAAAGCGGAAGGTTCAGGCTTCAAGATGACACGAGGGTGAAGGCATTCAAAGCGACGATTATCAACCTAACCCAAGCAGATTCTGGGCAGTACCTGTGTGGTGTCCACAGAGACACCGGCCTGGATGTTTTCACTGCTGTTGACCTGCAAGTCAAAG AGTGGTGCTGTGTAAAGTCACAGGAACTGAGCGGCACCGTGGGAGGTCAAGTAACTATGAGGTGTCCCTATCCACCACAGCACAGCAATTACAGGAAGTACCTCTGTAAGGGTGACCACCGAAAAAGATGTAGAGACATGATCAGTCAAAGCAGGTTCACAACGCAAGATCACCTCTCTTCAGGCTTTTTCTCGGTGACAATAAAAGCGCTGAAAACAAGCGATGCTGGGACATACTTGTGTGTGTCAGACCCACTGTGGAGACCCGCTAACTACACCAAGATTCAACTGTCAGTAG ATTCTCACATGCCGGGCAGCACTATGATCCCTCCCAACACTGTGGAGGAGACTGCAGGATCACAATCAACACTCGGCATCCCTGGCACACCTcccaaag atGCAAAGAACACCCACCTTGTGGTTTTCATCGTGCCCGCTGTGCTGCTCGTACTGATGCTTGCTGTCCTCGTCTTCATTTGTAAATTCAAATGTCACAAAGTGCAAG AAGCCGGAGTCGTGGACAGCGGCAACAAAACCAAGGCAGTGCGAGCAGAGAAAGTGATCGATGTAGACGAC aTTTATGCAAATCAAGACGTAGTGTGCAAGACGCAGGGCACCTCCTATGATCACTATGACGATGCAGGTGATGAGTCTGTGTaccaaaacacagcagatgatgTCTACTGTAACCAGTTTCCAATGAAAGCCAAGAGATGA
- the LOC115593659 gene encoding polymeric immunoglobulin receptor-like isoform X2 — protein MLPPQNNKYRMRMWSLQSLLITLCVALSCVTRAAGLIRVYGYEGREVDVPCPYGGGYESYVKYLCKNDCADKDVVVKTDRAEKSKYSIRDNRTSRVFTATVSQLSRADAGKYWCVVEKNGKDIYTEVKLEVEQDTCCDQSIKVEDHEEATVSFDCPYESGDQNNQKYFCRGNLRSTCLQQALFTSTSQQSGRFRLQDDTRVKAFKATIINLTQADSGQYLCGVHRDTGLDVFTAVDLQVKEWCCVKSQELSGTVGGQVTMRCPYPPQHSNYRKYLCKGDHRKRCRDMISQSRFTTQDHLSSGFFSVTIKALKTSDAGTYLCVSDPLWRPANYTKIQLSVDSHMPGSTMIPPNTVEETAGSQSTLGIPGTPPKDAKNTHLVVFIVPAVLLVLMLAVLVFICKFKCHKVQEAGVVDSGNKTKAVRAEKVIDVDDIYANQDVVCKTQGTSYDHYDDAGDESVYQNTADDVYCNQFPMKAKR, from the exons ATGTTGCCGccacaaaataacaaatacag AATGAGGATGTGGAGCCTTCAGAGCCTGCTGATCACCCTCTGCG TTGCTCTGAGCTGTGTGACCAGAGCAGCAGGTTTGATTCGTGTCTATGGATATGAAGGGAGAGAGGTTGATGTTCCTTGTCCCTATGGAGGGGGATATGAATCTTATGTGAAGTACCTGTGCAAGAACGACTGTGCCGACAAAGATGTTGTCGTCAAGACAGATAGAGCAGAGAAGAGTAAATATTCCATCAGAGATAACAGAACAAGTCGAGTGTTCACAGCGACCGTCTCTCAGTTGAGTCGTGCAGATGCTGGCAAGTACTGGTGTGTGGTGGAAAAGAATGGAAAGGATATCTACACTGAAGTAAAGCTGGAAGTAGAACAAG ACACCTGCTGTGACCAATCCATCAAAGTTGAAGATCACGAGGAAGCTACAGTGTCCTTTGATTGTCCATATGAGTCTGGGGACCAGAACAACCAGAAGTACTTCTGCAGAGGCAACCTGCGCTCCACATGTCTGCAGCAGGCGTTATTTACCTCTACCAGCCAGCAAAGCGGAAGGTTCAGGCTTCAAGATGACACGAGGGTGAAGGCATTCAAAGCGACGATTATCAACCTAACCCAAGCAGATTCTGGGCAGTACCTGTGTGGTGTCCACAGAGACACCGGCCTGGATGTTTTCACTGCTGTTGACCTGCAAGTCAAAG AGTGGTGCTGTGTAAAGTCACAGGAACTGAGCGGCACCGTGGGAGGTCAAGTAACTATGAGGTGTCCCTATCCACCACAGCACAGCAATTACAGGAAGTACCTCTGTAAGGGTGACCACCGAAAAAGATGTAGAGACATGATCAGTCAAAGCAGGTTCACAACGCAAGATCACCTCTCTTCAGGCTTTTTCTCGGTGACAATAAAAGCGCTGAAAACAAGCGATGCTGGGACATACTTGTGTGTGTCAGACCCACTGTGGAGACCCGCTAACTACACCAAGATTCAACTGTCAGTAG ATTCTCACATGCCGGGCAGCACTATGATCCCTCCCAACACTGTGGAGGAGACTGCAGGATCACAATCAACACTCGGCATCCCTGGCACACCTcccaaag atGCAAAGAACACCCACCTTGTGGTTTTCATCGTGCCCGCTGTGCTGCTCGTACTGATGCTTGCTGTCCTCGTCTTCATTTGTAAATTCAAATGTCACAAAGTGCAAG AAGCCGGAGTCGTGGACAGCGGCAACAAAACCAAGGCAGTGCGAGCAGAGAAAGTGATCGATGTAGACGAC aTTTATGCAAATCAAGACGTAGTGTGCAAGACGCAGGGCACCTCCTATGATCACTATGACGATGCAGGTGATGAGTCTGTGTaccaaaacacagcagatgatgTCTACTGTAACCAGTTTCCAATGAAAGCCAAGAGATGA
- the LOC115591262 gene encoding polymeric immunoglobulin receptor-like, with the protein MHNFPLSCVTLAAKTLQVSGYEGTIVTVSCPYERGYMSHMKYLCRNNCGSDSDVLIRTTEAKGNKYSIHDDKEKQVFTVTISDLRFTDAGKYWCGVSKFGFDDYSAEVTVKVEPKWCCVKSNKLSGIVGRPLTMQCPYPPQHGKHKKFLCRGVHYSNCTDMVKSQSRFSLQDNLSSSSFLVMITELKAGDVGTYWCGSDLQWGPGDYTKIQLSVVFPQQSSTVTPHITVGSQSTHVPGDPIKDVTSMYAVAFAVPAVVLLILALALVMVYKCKARGPGVNVNRKLTKRNEAGKRMDVTTIHELEDAAVYSNTGPSKQVEDQQESVYQNVIMTEGIYCNEFKTRYT; encoded by the exons ATGCACAACT TTCCTCTGAGCTGTGTGACACTCGCAGCAAAGACACTCCAAGTGTCTGGATATGAAGGGACAATAGTCACAGTGTCCTGTCCCTATGAAAGGGGATATATGTCTCATATGAAGTACCTGTGCAGGAATAACTGCGGCAGTGACAGTGATGTTCTGATTAGAACGACGGAAGCGAAGGGGAACAAATACTCCATCCACGATGACAAAGAGAAACAAGTCTTCACAGTGACCATCTCTGATCTTAGATTTACGGATGCTGGAAAATACTGGTGTGGCGTGTCCAAATTTGGGTTTGATGACTACTCTGCTGAAGTAACAGTGAAAGTTGAGCCAA AGTGGTGCTGTGTGAAGTCAAACAAACTGAGCGGCATCGTGGGACGTCCACTAACTATGCAGTGTCCTTATCCACCACAACACGGGAAGCACAAGAAGTTCCTCTGTAGGGGAGTCCATTACAGCAACTGTACAGACATGGTGAAGAGTCAAAGCAGGTTCTCACTACAAGATAATCTCTCGTCGAGCTCTTTCTTGGTGATGATCACAGAGCTGAAGGCAGGCGATGTTGGGACATACTGGTGTGGGTCAGACCTACAGTGGGGACCCGGAGACTACACCAAGATTCAACTATCAGTCG TCTTTCCACAGCAGAGCAGCACTGTGACCCCTCACATCACTGTCGGATCACAATCAACACATGTGCCCGGCGACCCTATCAAAG ATGTTACATCCATGTACGCTGTGGCTTTCGCCGTGCCTGCTGTTGTGCTGTTGATACTGGCACTCGCCCTGGTCATGGTTTATAAATGCAAAGCGAGAG GACCTGGAGTCAACGTCAACCGGAAACTAACAAAGAGGAATGAAGCAGGGAAAAGGATGGATGTGACTACT ATTCATGAACTTGAAGACGCTGCAGTTTACTCAAACACTGGCCCCTCCAAGCAGGTCGAGGACCAACAAGAGTCTGTGTATCAAAACGTCATCATGACAGAAGGTATCTACTGTAATGAGTTCAAGACCAGATACACCTGA
- the metrnlb gene encoding meteorin-like protein produces the protein MPWAAHWITAALLCGAVAQYSSDQCSWRGSGLSHESHRRDVEQIYLRCSQGSLEWLYPTGAIIVNLRPNTEPSSGHMAGLHVCIKPHTYSQGSHVYLERAGDLTLLLAEKDHAQGTVHCFSLAEGALFVEAIPQTDISRRITAFQYELVPSQGPGTHMYPYLHPGLVTCKPCSDEEVLMAVCTSDFAGSGTFQRVAPGTNDHAAAVVTLSRLFRQKSRVFAWSGARGRRWSGHINVPAQCGVHPGRDEYLLTGSVHFGEAWLGCAPRYKDFLKLYVRAQKAGKNPCQIDTD, from the exons ATGCCGTGGGCTGCGCACTGGATCACCGCTGCGCTCCTGTGCGGGGCGGTGGCGCAGTACTCCAGCGACCAGTGCAGCTGGCGGGGAAg CGGTTTGAGCCACGAGTCTCACCGTAGAGATGTGGAGCAGATCTACCTACGCTGCTCTCAGGGGTCTCTGGAGTGGCTCTACCCCACAGGAGCCATCATTGTCAACCTGCGGCCGAACACAGAGCCCTCATCTGGACACATGGCAGGTCTCCATGTGTGCATCAAACCCCACACGTACTCCCAG GGTTCTCATGTGTATCTGGAGCGTGCCGGGGATCTGACGCTGCTGCTGGCAGAGAAGGACCACGCTCAGGGCACGGTGCACTGCTTCAGCCTGGCAGAGGGAGCTCTCTTTGTGGAGGCCATCCCTCAGACAGACATCAGCCGGAGGATCACGGCTTTCCAGTACGAGCTGGTGCCCAGTCAGGGGCCCGGGACACACATGTATCCATACCTGCACCCCGGTTTAG TCACCTGCAAACCGTGCTCTGATGAGGAGGTCCTTATGGCTGTGTGCACCAGTGACTTTg CCGGCAGTGGCACGTTTCAACGAGTGGCGCCGGGCACTAACGACCACGCTGCTGCCGTGGTGACTCTGAGTCGGCTGTTCCGACAGAAGAGCAGGGTGTTTGCCTGGAGTGGAGCCAGAGGAAGGCGCTGGAGTGGACACATCAATGTTCCAGCACAGTGTGGTGTGCATCCTGGACGGGATGAGTACCTTTTGACTGGCTCTGTTCATTTTGGCGAAGCCTGGCTTGGCTGCGCGCCTCGATACAAGGACTTCCTGAAGCTGTATGTAAGAGCGCAGAAAGCGGGAAAAAACCCTTGTCAGATAGACACGGACTGA
- the tekt4 gene encoding tektin-4, translated as MSSEVLVSRPHFDSRAVARRGPAKEPPVRLELPQPSSGSATAGYRSAKYRPSEWFYNYHSILQQAGSDSQAARSVQRESKVLYQDTEADTLKNQADGTRLLGERLQEIHNWKSELQRHIDQLRADTEALLALKKRLEKALDASEAPYAIATDNLTCRVRRLGPDLVRDSVEEELLQEVDLIRSVQALLKRTTAQVVSQIKMNREAKQTLEMDWSDKYQAYNLDDLSGRYSNMSPDTQHHPSSATLQDQVCNCTSWTQFTQDNLSKAMQEEQATNSLRLLVERVLQDTTEDLRVQCSRVDRAFSQRCVELIEAKTLLEIKLPQILEQIGAQERNIVALQQAIHNKEAPLRVAQSRLYLRSLRPNMELCRDQPQLSLEGEVRQLDATLASLHQQLSEARGSLSHLEESRIILEKDINCKTHSLFIERDKCMTHRKRYPTISTLSGY; from the exons ATGAGCTCCGAGGTTTTAGTGTCAAGGCCGCACTTTGACAGCAGGGCTGTGGCTCGGCGCGGCCCGGCCAAAGAGCCTCCGGTGAGGCTGGAGCTCCCGCAGCCGTCCTCGGGCTCAGCCACCGCCGGGTACCGCTCCGCTAAATACCGCCCGTCCGAGTGGTTCTACAACTACCACAGCATCCTCCAGCAGGCCGGTTCTGACAGCCAAGCGGCCAGGAGCGTCCAGCGAGAGTCCAAGGTTCTGTACCAGGACACCGAGGCGGACACTCTGAAGAACCAGGCCGACGGAACACGTCTCCTGGGAGAGAGGCTGCAGGAGATCCACAACTGGAAGTCTGAGCTGCAGCGGCACATCGACCAGCTGCGGGCCGACACCGAGGCCCTGCTGGCGCTCAAGAAGAGGCTGGAGAAGGCGCTGGACGCCTCCGAGGCTCCGTATGCCATCGCCACCGACAACCTGACCTGCAGGGTCAGAAGACTGGGGCCAGACCTGGTCcgggactctgtggaggaggagctgttACAG gagGTGGACTTGATCAGGAGCGTCCAGGCTCTTCTGAAGAGGACTACAGCTCAGGTTGTCTCTCAGATCAA gatgaACAGAGAGGCCAAGCAGACGTTGGAGATGGACTGGTCCGATAAGTACCAGGCCTACAACTTAGATGACCTCAGTGGAAGATACAGTAACATGAGCCCAGATACACAGCACCACCCCAGCTCAGCCACCTTGCAGGACCA GGTGTGTAACTGCACATCTTGGACACAGTTTACACAAGACAACCTGTCCAAGGCGATGCAGGAGGAACAGGCCACCAacagtctcag actgcTGGTGGAGCGAGTGCTGCAGGACACCACAGAGGATCTGAGAGTCCAGTGCTCCAGAGTGGACCGAGCCTTCAGCCAGCGCTGTGTGGAGCTGATAGAGGCCAAGACCCTGCTGGAGATCAAGCTCCCCcag ATCTTGGAGCAGATTGGGGCTCAGGAGAGGAACATCGTAGCTCTCCAGCAGGCCATCCACAACAAAGAGGCTCCACTGAGAGTCGCTCAGTCCAGACTTTACCTGCGCTCCCTCAGACCAAACATGGAGCTCTGCAGAGACCAACCCCAGCTCAG TTTGGAAGGGGAGGTGAGGCAGCTTGATGCCACGCTGGCGTCTCTGCACCAGCAGCTGAGCGAGGCCAGAGGCTCCCTGTCACACCTGGAGGAGTCCCGCATCATTCTTGAGAAGGACATAAACTGTAAAACTCACTCGCTGTTCATCGAGAGGGACAAGTGTATGACCCACCGCAAACGATACCCAACAATATCCACACTGTCAGGATACTGA